A single region of the Zygotorulaspora mrakii chromosome 4, complete sequence genome encodes:
- the PBI2 gene encoding Pbi2p (similar to Saccharomyces cerevisiae PBI2 (YNL015W); ancestral locus Anc_2.310) codes for MAPKSFIVTLKDSAPDIEVEKFKKTVGNLGGSITHEFSLIKGYTVKLPEELHINKLKDGFDSMIASVEEDKEVSIQK; via the coding sequence ATGGCACCAAAATCATTCATCGTTACTCTCAAAGACTCAGCCCCAGACATTGAGGTTgagaaattcaagaaaacGGTTGGAAACCTCGGTGGTTCAATTACTCATGAGTTCTCTCTAATTAAGGGCTACACGGTCAAGTTACCAGAAGAGCTTCACATCAACAAGTTGAAGGACGGCTTTGACTCCATGATCGCTAGTGTCGAAGAGGACAAAGAGGTATCTATCCAAAAGTAG
- the SAM50 gene encoding SAM complex subunit SAM50 (similar to Saccharomyces cerevisiae SAM50 (YNL026W); ancestral locus Anc_2.304), with amino-acid sequence MENFHESFIDGSPKPTSNETIGVAKPSETLANEQHKALTELFAKNANSPISVGAVVAENSQSIRAGTLQKYFDATILQAVNFHELCEQADILNQKLIQHGLVEQVSQSLDSRGIYSLPLANMQYPSMIYSGEAIPKDIPVIDIVSRLQLVPIKRFIAKTGTNIGNNEGDGYLEFQLRNMFGAGESLKLDFTKGTKTHSSYVLNYNQPVTAWWIWDSMLFKNNLTGLLINGFRTNLRSGFVGSSAFNHELSYATEWRKSKVASLNASDTLLFQAGDDLKCSLGHTVVLDKRDNPVSPSKGGFMKLYNELALGKFWKSQIELSQNISWLKNDFITVSCTTKAGYIKNLKPDTNSLKTYDKFQNGGANDIRSFTVKGLGPKDLFDSIGGDAFVAYGVSLFSRLPIKRWAHSNFRLHWFLNGGKLINHNNASLYTLINELSSQHSLSTGVGIVLRHPVARFELNFTLPLACHTGDAVRKGFQYGIGISFL; translated from the coding sequence ATGGAAAACTTTCATGAGTCCTTCATTGACGGAAGCCCGAAACCGACCTCTAATGAGACAATTGGTGTCGCAAAACCAAGTGAAACTTTGGCAAACGAACAACATAAGGCATTGACGGAGCTGTTTGCGAAAAATGCCAATTCACCAATATCAGTGGgtgctgttgttgctgaaAACTCACAGTCCATTCGAGCTGGTACTTTgcagaaatattttgacgCTACCATCCTACAAGCCGTTAATTTCCATGAACTTTGCGAGCAGGCTGATATACTGAATCAAAAACTCATACAACATGGTTTGGTAGAACAAGTCTCACAATCGCTCGATAGCAGAGGAATATATTCATTACCTTTGGCAAATATGCAGTATCCCAGTATGATTTATTCCGGAGAAGCGATTCCGAAGGATATTCCAgttattgatattgtttCTCGCTTGCAGCTAGTACCGATTAAAAGATTCATTGCTAAAACCGGAACAAATATTGGTAACAATGAAGGTGATGGGTATCTGGAATTTCAACTTCGTAATATGTTCGGTGCCGGCGAAAGTTTGAAACTGGATTTTACAAAGGGCACAAAGACACATTCATCCTATGTGCTAAACTATAACCAGCCAGTGACAGCATGGTGGATTTGGGATTCTATGCTATTCAAGAATAATTTGACTGGCTTATTAATCAATGGATTCAGAACAAATCTCAGAAGTGGTTTCGTGGGCTCCTCAGCTTTTAACCACGAGCTATCTTACGCAACTGAATGGAGGAAATCTAAAGTCGCATCCTTAAATGCGTCTGATACATTGTTATTTCAGGCAGGTGATGATTTAAAATGTTCATTGGGTCACACTGTCGTTCTTGATAAAAGGGACAATCCAGTCTCTCCCTCAAAAGGAGGCTTCATGAAGCTATATAATGAGCTCGCACTGgggaaattttggaaatcTCAGATTGAATTATCACAAAACATAAGTTGGCTAAAAAATGACTTCATAACAGTATCTTGCACTACGAAAGCTGGCTacattaaaaatttgaaaccaGATACAAACTCACTAAAAACCTATGATAAATTTCAGAATGGTGGCGCCAATGATATCCGTAGTTTTACAGTGAAGGGACTGGGTCCGAAGGATCTTTTCGATTCAATTGGCGGTGACGCTTTTGTCGCTTATGGTGTTAGTTTATTCAGCCGGTTGCCAATCAAAAGGTGGGCGCACTCAAATTTTAGACTACATTGGTTTTTGAATGGCGGAAAATTAATAAATCATAATAACGCATCACTGTACACACTAATTAATGAACTTTCGTCGCAACATTCTCTTTCAACAGGTGTGGGCATTGTATTGAGACATCCCGTTGCGAGATTCGAGTTAAATTTCACACTTCCTTTAGCATGCCACACAGGAGATGCTGTAAGAAAAGGGTTTCAATATGGTATTGGAATCtcatttttgtaa
- the CRZ1 gene encoding DNA-binding transcription factor CRZ1 (similar to Saccharomyces cerevisiae CRZ1 (YNL027W); ancestral locus Anc_2.303), whose product MCDAQRYGEKLPDKPQRAENEKGYKKDDLRLNIPSFEKLERNAEHVNYVSLLQSDDGSHNHEGFIGSLLPNSNYTQSGAEEHGPQQTVNQYLGLDADLLFSPSSSSSHRNVVTPTLKIECHEDVWQDMLPSSHAYAQDLNETSTQQDIQYLNPFTPSRYHNDVYKSDTESSYASSMYQTPTIAPMDPAISPVMSYLTTGDDEIDDILSINSEVSATSNISLPLNSGGYKYITNLNDLDNLLTVPESDFTTFYDSTEPSLPSDNPDQQPFGFPPVISIQEFQENEQKGSRPLYEKEDIFSSSVVPIKLEEQEDIPKNALLSPDNVGDISHEEKRHGRIAKRRSYSSTGASSRSSHRSFSRSVSPDEKARAISGDSERLLELANLHPATPREGSDNKASNSSPLDDTETSQSLSGENKKKHGQKVTAAFACELCGKRFTRPYNLKSHLRTHTNEKPFICNICGKAFARQHDKKRHEDLHTGKKRYVCGGVLKDGTPWGCGKKFARSDALGRHFKTESGRKCIAPLFAEAAREKQLQND is encoded by the coding sequence ATGTGTGACGCCCAGAGATATGGTGAGAAGCTCCCCGATAAACCCCAGCGTGCAGAAAATGAGAAAGGTTACAAGAAGGATGACCTCAGACTAAATATACCGAGCTTTGAGAAGCTAGAGAGGAATGCTGAGCATGTTAACTATGTAAGTCTATTGCAATCGGATGACGGCAGCCATAATCATGAAGGCTTTATCGGGTCCCTTTTACCAAACTCTAATTACACTCAAAGCGGGGCAGAGGAGCATGGCCCGCAACAAACAGTCAATCAATATTTAGGTTTAGATGCAGATCTGCTGTTCTCACCAAGCTCCTCTTCATCGCATAGGAATGTTGTAACACCTACACTCAAGATCGAATGCCACGAAGATGTTTGGCAAGATATGTTGCCCTCATCACACGCATATGCTCAGGACCTGAACGAAACCTCAACCCAGCAAgatattcaatatttgaatcCTTTTACGCCGAGTCGATATCACAATGATGTATATAAAAGCGATACAGAATCCAGTTATGCCTCATCAATGTACCAAACTCCTACAATCGCCCCAATGGACCCCGCTATATCTCCAGTAATGTCATATCTGACAactggtgatgatgaaattgatgatattttaaGTATTAACTCTGAAGTGAGTGCAACATCCAACATCTCTTTACCGTTGAATTCCGGTGGTTACAAATATATCACAAATCTAAACGATTTAGACAATCTACTGACAGTTCCCGAGTCAGATTTTACAACGTTTTACGATTCTACGGAACCATCCTTACCATCAGATAATCCAGATCAACAACCTTTCGGATTTCCTCCTGTAATATCAATTCAAGAGTTCCAGGAAAATGAGCAAAAAGGAAGTCGGCCGCTGTATGAGAAAGAAGACATTTTCTCATCTTCGGTTGTACCCATAAAACTAGAAGAACAGGAAGACATACCAAAAAATGCATTGCTTTCTCCGGATAATGTGGGTGACATATCTCACGAAGAAAAGCGCCATGGCAGAATAGCGAAGAGAAGATCCTATTCATCAACAGGAGCTTCTTCGAGGTCGTCGCATAGGAGCTTTAGCCGAAGTGTCTCTCCGGATGAGAAAGCTCGCGCAATAAGTGGAGATAGCGAAAGGCTTCTTGAACTTGCAAATTTACATCCTGCAACACCACGGGAAGGCTCTGACAACAAGGCAAGTAATTCAAGTCCATTAGATGACACCGAAACTTCACAGAGCCTTTCCGGcgagaataaaaaaaagcatGGGCAGAAGGTCACAGCTGCCTTCGCATGTGAGCTATGCGGTAAAAGGTTTACAAGACCttataatttgaaatctcaTTTGCGAACTCACACCAATGAGAAACCTTTCATATGTAATATATGCGGCAAAGCTTTTGCGAGGCAACATGATAAGAAAAGACATGAAGATTTGCACACTGGTAAGAAAAGATATGTTTGTGGCGGTGTACTCAAGGATGGTACTCCGTGGGGATGCGGTAAAAAGTTTGCTAGAAGTGATGCCTTGGGAAGACACTTCAAGACTGAGAGCGGTAGAAAATGCATTGCACCTTTGTTTGCTGAAGCTGCTAGAGAAAAACAACTGCAAAACGATTAA
- the PUB1 gene encoding Pub1p (similar to Saccharomyces cerevisiae PUB1 (YNL016W); ancestral locus Anc_2.306) — MSEAQQQEEPQVVETPQSEVISHQMENENQKSPETVSQGAEGSGSSAEKDTTPVVPANAIKGGRETSDRVLYVGNLDTSITEEILKQYFQVGGPIANVKIMVDKNNNKANYAFVEYHEAHDANIALQTLNGKQVENNVVKINWAFQSQQTSPDVETFNLFVGDLNVDVDDETLRNAFKDFPSYTKAHVMWDMQTGGSRGYGFVSFSNQEDAQKAIDAMQGTELNGRQLRINWASKRENNNSHNMSNNQRRHNNGPRAPGGFRPFHNGNRGMSMPSPASMGLPPQLAGVIPPQAVGAPPSGPTVPPPVNPQAVDAVIRRAPPRVTTAYIGNIPHFATEADLIPLLQNFGFILDFKHYPEKGCCFIKYDTHEQAAVCIVALSSFPFQGRNLRTGWGKERAGLVPMITQQQQPMHHIMHDQQHMQMQQDAVQEQHQQQQQQQQQQQQQPQQE; from the coding sequence ATGTCTGAAGCACAACAGCAAGAAGAACCACAAGTGGTCGAGACGCCGCAATCTGAGGTAATCTCCCACCAAATGGAGAACGAGAACCAAAAGAGCCCTGAGACAGTTTCTCAGGGAGCAGAAGGTTCCGGATCTAGTGCTGAAAAGGACACAACGCCAGTAGTGCCTGCCAATGCTATAAAAGGAGGTAGAGAAACTTCCGACAGAGTTCTTTACGTGGGCAATTTGGACACCTCCATTACGGAAGAAATTCTAAAGCAGTATTTTCAAGTTGGGGGGCCAATTGCCAATGTGAAAATCATGGTTGACAAGAACAATAATAAGGCAAATTATGCGTTTGTTGAATATCACGAAGCTCATGACGCAAATATTGCTCTGCAAACTTTGAATGGAAAACaagttgaaaacaatgTTGTCAAGATCAACTGGGCTTTTCAATCTCAGCAAACCTCTCCTGATGTAGAAACGTTCAATTTATTTGTCGGTGACTTGAATGTTGATGTagatgatgaaactttAAGAAATGCTTTCAAGGATTTCCCATCATATACAAAAGCGCATGTCATGTGGGATATGCAGACTGGCGGTTCAAGAGGTTATGGCTTTGTTTCATTTAGTAATCAAGAAGATGCTCAAAAGGCAATCGATGCCATGCAAGGTACTGAATTGAATGGTAGACAATTAAGGATTAACTGGGCTTCAAAACGTGAAAACAATAACAGCCATAATATGAGTAATAATCAACGTCGCCATAACAATGGTCCTCGTGCTCCAGGAGGGTTCCGTCCTTTCCATAACGGTAATAGAGGTATGTCAATGCCTTCTCCAGCTTCAATGGGCTTACCGCCACAGTTAGCTGGTGTTATACCTCCACAGGCAGTTGGCGCTCCGCCTTCTGGACCTACTGTTCCACCGCCAGTAAATCCGCAAGCTGTTGACGCTGTAATTAGAAGGGCTCCACCAAGAGTCACAACAGCTTACATTGGTAACATTCCTCATTTTGCTACAGAAGCTGATTTAATTCCATTGCTGCAAAATTTCGGCTTCATTTTGGATTTCAAACATTACCCAGAAAAGGGCTGTTGCTTTATCAAATATGACACTCATGAACAGGCAGCTGTCTGTATTGTCGCCTTATCCAGTTTTCCATTCCAGGGCAGAAATTTAAGAACTGGTTGGGGTAAAGAAAGAGCAGGTTTGGTTCCAATGATTActcaacagcaacagccTATGCACCATATAATGCATGATCAGCAACACATGCAAATGCAACAAGATGCAGTTCAAGAGcaacatcaacagcaacaacaacagcagcagcagcagcagcagcagccaCAGCaagaataa
- the EXP1 gene encoding Exp1p (similar to Saccharomyces cerevisiae YDL121C; ancestral locus Anc_2.308) — MNFYTFLIAFVLVVIFAILLPIVSGIGTFKVEKQQRGSTNAHLKDKRGVKFELSSNTESFGTASSTNRKERNFDIHSRTGLKKRVIGKYDEDPNTYDYDVNEFINEDAEEEKRAQVERLQKFDGSKEKAYEELV, encoded by the coding sequence ATGAACTTCTACACATTTTTGATTGCATTTGTACTGGTTGTGATTTTTGCCATATTACTCCCCATTGTGTCAGGTATCGGCACTTTCAAAGTAGAGAAGCAACAGAGGGGAAGCACAAATGCACATTTGAAAGACAAAAGGGGCGTCAAATTTGAGTTATCAAGCAACACTGAGAGTTTTGGGACCGCTTCTTCGACTAATAGGAAAGAGCGTAACTTTGACATCCATTCGAGAACaggtttgaagaaaagagtcATTGGTAAATACGATGAGGACCCCAATACTTATGATTACGATGTGaatgaatttatcaatgaggatgctgaagaagaaaaaagagcacAGGTCGAAAGACTGCAGAAGTTTGATGGGAGCAAAGAAAAGGCCTATGAGGAGCTTGTATGA
- the UBP1 gene encoding ubiquitin-specific protease UBP1 (similar to Saccharomyces cerevisiae UBP1 (YDL122W); ancestral locus Anc_2.307): MNSLRESISRTISIHFIEPYNRIFSGKQNLSFTLVIIFVSTAFIFVRNKKSIMENIRGATRNFNQNGTFRRWMPRIGQMDPRVLEKGGYIAGLLNDGNTCFMNSVIQSLASSTELMSFLDQEIQTKENMQSELTVECETTDESLDTTSDNSNSNQKKSKNKVYGRSKRSTNKQSKELSEKEESVPDLSFTIALKEMLDKLNTKYYNEKPYFKTNKLLKTMTKTPHKNMLLGYDQEDAQEFFQNILSELEKNVKSLYQDEPDKKPIPESELPDDALIGQAHLNKVGTVYIPTEQIQPNIILEDHKERYYSPFKLITPLDGITVERIGCLQCGENGGIRYSVTSGLSLNLPNDDMGSAIKLTDLLNEWIKPEIIDGVECNRCALQAVHEHLLEQLKQYKSKKENTIPEKLIKAFKTRIEELEEILAKPVIDDEDYKKLHTENMVRKSSKSKQILISRPPPLLAIHINRSVFDPRTYMIRKNNSKVIFKPRLNLSPWCCDIDELNLDARLPMSKKEVVVSDSGEDENSGEEYYAKLHQTYEKEFEDSDEDEYDNTAQKGTGYTNRDISNYDPLNRDVESSSSISNYEEDAEDEESAEYLEETDALGNTIQKVIHKSNEISHSDDDDNLVSVEIRENGAHSLSSESESEDVEIETEVEHPVLPLSSASSAPYSVPAGPLTYVLRSVIVHYGTHNYGHYIAFRKYRGCWWRISDETVYVVEEAEVLSTPGVFMLFYEYDYHAASGRMSEDIEAEQSAFDKIEISNKRQADGSEGLTED; the protein is encoded by the coding sequence aTGAATTCATTACGAGAATCAATATCACGAACCATCAGCATTCATTTCATAGAGCCATACAACAGAATTTTTAGCGGTAAACAAAATCTGTCTTTTACTTTGGTTATAATCTTCGTTTCGACAGCATTCATTTTTGTCAGGAACAAGAAGAGTATTATGGAAAATATCAGAGGGGCCACAAGAAACTTCAATCAAAATGGAACGTTTCGTCGTTGGATGCCAAGAATTGGACAGATGGACCCTCGCGTGCTTGAAAAAGGTGGATATATTGCAGGCTTACTCAATGATGGTAATACGTGCTTCATGAACTCTGTTATTCAATCTCTTGCATCATCAACAGAGTTAATGTCGTTTCTAGATCAAGAAATCCAAACGAAGGAAAATATGCAATCCGAACTCACAGTTGAGTGTGAGACTACCGATGAATCGCTGGACACTACTAGTGATAATAGTAATTcgaatcaaaaaaagtcaaagaATAAAGTATATGGTAGAAGCAAACGAAGCACAAATAAACAATCTAAAGAATtgagtgaaaaagaagaatcgGTTCCAGACTTGTCCTTTACTATAGCCCTTAAAGAAATGTTGGATAAGCTAAACACAAAATATTACAATGAAAAACCTTACTTCAAGACCAATAAGCTCTTGAAGACAATGACCAAGACACCGCATAAGAACATGTTACTGGGATACGACCAGGAAGATGCACaagagttttttcaaaacattttGTCCgaactggaaaaaaatgttaaatCACTGTATCAAGATGAACCAGATAAAAAGCCCATCCCAGAGAGTGAATTGCCTGATGACGCGTTGATTGGCCAAGCCCATTTGAACAAAGTTGGCACAGTTTACATACCAACCGAGCAAATCCAGCCTAACATAATTTTGGAGGACCATAAGGAACGCTATTATTCCCCTTTCAAACTCATTACCCCTTTAGATGGTATAACAGTCGAAAGGATCGGGTGTCTTCAATGTGGTGAAAATGGTGGTATAAGATACTCAGTGACTTCTGGTTTGAGCTTAAATTTACCTAATGATGATATGGGGTCCGCAATAAAGTTAACAGATCTTTTGAACGAATGGATCAAACCTGAAATAATTGATGGAGTTGAGTGTAATCGCTGTGCATTGCAAGCCGTTCATGAGCATTTACTAGAACAATTAAAGCAATATAAAAGCAAAAAGGAGAATACGATTCCagaaaagttgataaaGGCTTTTAAAACCAGAATAGAAGAGCTCGAGGAAATACTAGCTAAACCTGttattgatgatgaagactATAAAAAACTGCATACAGAAAATATGGTACGTAAATCTTCCAAGTCAAAACAAATCTTAATTTCTAGACCACCACCCTTATTAGCAATCCATATCAATAGATCCGTATTTGACCCTAGGACATACATGATCCGAAAGAATAATTCAAAAGTCATATTTAAACCAAGACTGAATTTATCCCCATGGTGTTGTGACATTGATGAGCTAAATTTAGATGCGCGATTGCCAATGTCTAAGAAGGAAGTAGTTGTTTCTGACTCTGGcgaagatgaaaattccGGTGAGGAATACTATGCGAAGCTTCATCAAACCTacgaaaaagaatttgaggacagtgatgaagatgaataTGACAATACCGCACAAAAAGGCACCGGATATACTAATAGAGACATTAGTAACTATGACCCATTAAATAGAGATGTGGAGAGCTCTTCGTCAATTTCAAACTACGAAGAAGACgctgaagatgaggagAGCGCTGAATATCTGGAAGAAACAGATGCCCTTGGCAATacaattcaaaaagtcattcacaaatcaaatgaaatttctcatagtgatgacgatgataaCTTAGTGAGTGTCGAAATTCGTGAGAATGGTGCTCATAGTCTATCTTCTGAGTCAGAAAGTGAAGACGTCGAAATTGAGACCGAAGTTGAACATCCGGTTCTCCCTCTTTCGAGTGCCTCGTCAGCTCCTTACAGTGTGCCAGCGGGCCCTTTAACGTACGTGCTGAGATCTGTTATTGTCCATTACGGTACACACAATTACGGCCATTACATCGCCTTCAGGAAGTACCGAGGCTGCTGGTGGAGAATTTCAGATGAGACAGTGTATGTCGTCGAAGAGGCTGAAGTGCTGTCAACACCTGGTGTCTTTATGCTATTTTATGAATATGATTACCATGCAGCTAGCGGTAGAATGTCAGAGGATATCGAAGCTGAGCAAAGTGcgtttgataaaattgaaatatcaaataaacGTCAGGCTGATGGTAGTGAAGGTCTTACTGAAGACTAG
- the YFH1 gene encoding ferroxidase (similar to Saccharomyces cerevisiae YFH1 (YDL120W); ancestral locus Anc_2.309), whose protein sequence is MMRRLSIIKNCRGFGTKLLQHNAAPVARRSVRSPALHSYIFVPTIVNCSRSFAVGSTDGHGIPKEILQLSAERYQKESDTLLEALLDKLEALSDRYPDKIPDVEYSQGVMTLEVDEVGTYVINKQPPNKQIWLSSPVSGPNRFDLYQDQWVSLRDDTKLLEILTHEMNDAIPQEQGSISL, encoded by the coding sequence atGATGAGGAGGCTAAGTATTATAAAAAACTGTCGTGGCTTTGGCACCAAGCTGTTGCAGCACAATGCTGCACCTGTCGCACGAAGGTCGGTTCGCTCACCTGCCCTTCACTCCTATATATTTGTACCTACGATAGTCAATTGCTCTAGGTCGTTTGCCGTTGGATCCACCGACGGACATGGAATCCCAAAGGAAATTTTACAGCTTTCGGCTGAGAGGTATCAGAAAGAGTCAGACACACTCCTCGAAGCTCTGCTTGACAAGCTAGAAGCACTCAGCGACCGGTACCCAGATAAAATCCCCGATGTCGAGTACTCTCAAGGCGTGATGACACTGGAGGTTGACGAGGTCGGAACCTATGTCATTAACAAACAGCCACCGAACAAGCAGATATGGCTCTCGTCGCCTGTCTCAGGGCCAAACAGATTCGATCTCTACCAAGATCAGTGGGTCTCTCTCAGGGACGACACCAAGCTTCTCGAGATTCTAACACATGAGATGAACGACGCAATACCACAAGAACAGGGCAGTATCTCACTGTGA
- the CAB2 gene encoding phosphopantothenate--cysteine ligase CAB2 (similar to Saccharomyces cerevisiae YIL083C; ancestral locus Anc_2.305) translates to MSSNSQKRKIHSSITEISHAIDRSISENVFPIAKTSDEDKYFLTNPSPPYLEELVKEAASFIELQHSSNRERIVLVTSGGTTVPLENNTVRFIDNFSAGTRGASSAEQFLKNGYSVIFLHREFSLTPYNRFFTHNVGSCFLDYFNEIGTVKEDFRAEILEKKKLYEKYTNDEKRLILLPFTTVNQYLWSLKSIAKLLNSKGSLFYLAAAVSDFFVPYSRLPEHKIQSRDYGDTTEANNDVNSTTTPDGKLVVNLDPVPKFLRRLVESWAKQAMIVSFKLETDINVLIKKATQALDRYNHQLVVGNLLQTRNKEVVFVDQENRKGDWIKLDHSENVIEALIIPEVIKHHDRWIKLQED, encoded by the coding sequence ATGTCCTCTAATTCCCAGAAACGGAAGATTCATTCTTCCATCACAGAAATATCTCATGCAATCGATAGGTCGATTAGTGAGAATGTTTTCCCTATTGCCAAAACAAGTGATGAGGATAAGTACTTCTTGACCAACCCATCACCACCTTATCTCGAAGAGTTGGTCAAAGAAGCTGCTAGCTTTATTGAATTGCAACACTCCTCGAATCGTGAGAGAATCGTTTTAGTGACATCGGGTGGTACGACAGTACCTTTAGAGAATAATACCGTGAGATTCATTGATAACTTTTCTGCTGGGACAAGAGGTGCTTCAAGTGCTGAGCAATTTCTGAAAAACGGGTACTCAGTaatatttcttcatcgtGAATTTTCGTTGACACCATATAATAGATTTTTCACCCACAACGTTGGCAGTTGCTTTTTGGACTATTTTAATGAGATCGGTACAGTTAAGGAAGATTTCAGAGCAGAGATattagagaaaaaaaagctttaCGAGAAATATACGAATGATGAGAAGCGCCTAATACTTTTGCCATTTACTACAGTTAATCAGTATCTTTGGTCCCTCAAAAGTATTGCAAAGTTATTAAACAGCAAAGGAAGCTTGTTTTATCTTGCGGCTGCAGTCAGTGACTTTTTCGTTCCCTATTCGAGATTACCAGAGCATAAAATTCAATCAAGAGACTACGGCGATACCACCGAAGCAAATAATGATGTCAATTCCACCACGACACCGGATGGGAAGTTAGTGGTCAATCTAGACCCCGTTCCCAAGTTCTTACGAAGATTAGTTGAATCGTGGGCAAAACAGGCAATGATTGTTTCCTTCAAATTGGAAACTGATATAAATGTACTAATTAAAAAGGCCACCCAAGCATTGGACAGATATAATCATCAATTGGTGGTCGGAAATCTGCTGCAAACGAGGAATAAAGAGGTCGTATTCGTTGACCaagaaaacagaaaaggTGATTGGATTAAGCTTGACCATAGCGAGAACGTCATCGAGGCGCTCATTATCCCAGAAGTAATAAAACACCACGATCGCTGGATAAAACTTCAAGAGGATTAA
- the TRM12 gene encoding tRNA(Phe) (4-demethylwyosine(37)-C(7)) aminocarboxypropyltransferase (similar to Saccharomyces cerevisiae TRM12 (YML005W); ancestral locus Anc_2.302) yields MPYELLLTDSTLIKDIKLELESEKKFVKPIYQDGRYKVIRTTITEDDHPLLAKQKSYLLRKYTAGRLCDKNDENNIVGFTRSFLKARNVANFEELISHLPIRYTVYTPLLLFNNSKEKSFNHIKWREFFQLVGLPVKDEYCKQMLSKVFVKLKLTHVAINMPIIEADVMRRPFNIYPLYGELVSPALDVRAEELWDSPTETDFQSTLWCHTIQNGIHQYWAPMFTMFSRGNIKEKKRILDKFQDIEGNDVVDMYAGIGYFTLCYLKRNARKVYCFEINPWSVEALRKGLDANAIDPQRCKIYNESNENCTARIREAVTRKMRIRHINLGLLPTSKPSWPLALEVIRLQYSTSSMNIVSLHIHENVHIIHLQDDSFITKTLNALKAIDKDMCYEAKHLERIKTFAPDIWHICLDVDVKCLELSSLVPLT; encoded by the coding sequence ATGCCGTACGAACTCTTATTGACTGATTCCACCCTGATAAAAGACATCAAGCTCGAATTGGAGAGCGAGAAGAAGTTTGTGAAGCCAATTTATCAAGATGGCCGTTATAAAGTTATCAGAACGACCATTACCGAAGACGATCATCCATTGTTAGCGAAACAAAAGTCGTACTTATTGAGAAAGTATACTGCAGGACGTTTATGtgacaaaaatgatgaaaacaaCATTGTGGGCTTTACCAGATCATTTCTAAAAGCTCGCAATGTGGCAAACTTTGAAGAGCTCATCAGTCATTTGCCCATACGTTATACCGTTTATACTCCGCTGCTACTATTCAATAATTCCAAAGAGAAATCTTTCAACCATATAAAATGGAgggaattttttcaattagTAGGGCTTCCTGTTAAGGATGAGTACTGCAAGCAAATGCTGTCCAAAGTTTTCGTGAAGTTGAAACTAACACATGTAGCTATAAATATGCCCATTATAGAGGCCGATGTAATGAGACGACCTTTCAACATATATCCACTCTATGGGGAGTTGGTATCACCCGCTTTGGATGTAAGGGCAGAAGAATTGTGGGACAGCCCCACTGAAACTGATTTTCAAAGTACTCTTTGGTGCCATACAATACAGAATGGAATTCATCAATACTGGGCACCAATGTTCACAATGTTTAGCAGGGGTAATAttaaagagaaaaaaagaatactgGACAAATTTCAAGACATTGAAGGTAACGATGTCGTTGACATGTACGCTGGGATAGGGTATTTCACGTTGTGCTATCTAAAAAGGAATGCAAGAAAAGTCTattgttttgaaataaatCCTTGGAGTGTTGAAGCTCTAAGAAAGGGTTTAGATGCGAATGCAATAGACCCTCAAAGATGTAAAATATACAACGAGAGTAATGAGAATTGTACGGCAAGAATCAGGGAAGCAGTCACTAGAAAAATGCGCATACGACACATAAATTTAGGTCTACTACCAACAAGTAAGCCGAGCTGGCCGCTGGCTCTTGAAGTAATCAGATTACAGTATAGCACCAGTTCGATGAACATCGTGTCGTTGCATATACACGAAAATGTCCACATTATTCACCTGCAAGATGATTCCTTCATCACCAAGACCCTAAATGCATTGAAGGCTATTGACAAAGATATGTGTTACGAGGCCAAGCATCTGGAAAGGATTAAAACTTTTGCGCCCGACATTTGGCATATTTGTCTTGATGTAGATGTTAAATGTCTTGAGCTCTCCAGTCTTGTACCGCTTACTTAA